In the genome of Vicinamibacteria bacterium, one region contains:
- a CDS encoding citrate synthase, with protein sequence MSKDSLTITDNRTGKSYEIPIQEGTVKAIDLRQIKVSAEDFGLMTYDPAFTNTASCKSRITFIDGDRGVLNYRGYPIGQLAERSTYLETAYLILHGELPTKSEYEAWLYNITHHTMVHENIKELMGGFRYDAHPMGMLISTVAALSTFYPEAKHIRDRQNRQAQIFRLIAKMPTLAAFAYRHSVGLPYASPDNDLSYCANFLQMMFKVGGHYPVNPVLERALEVLFILHADHEQNCSTSAMRGVGSSEVDPYSSTAGAIAALYGPLHGGANEQVLRMLHEIGSKDRVPQFIKEVKASGGEVRLMGFGHRVYKNYDPRAKIIKIMADQVFQVTGRNPLLDIALELERIALEDEYFVKRKLYPNVDFYSGLIYQAMGFPVDMFPVLFAIPRTSGWLAQWDEMLEDKDQKIARPRQVYLGAGRRDYLTLEKRT encoded by the coding sequence ATGAGCAAGGACTCCCTGACCATCACCGACAACCGAACCGGCAAGAGCTACGAGATCCCGATCCAGGAGGGAACCGTCAAGGCTATCGACCTGCGCCAAATCAAGGTCTCCGCCGAGGACTTCGGGCTCATGACCTACGATCCGGCCTTCACCAACACCGCGTCCTGCAAGAGCCGTATCACCTTCATCGACGGGGACCGCGGGGTCCTGAACTACCGGGGCTATCCCATCGGGCAGCTTGCCGAGCGAAGCACCTACCTGGAGACGGCCTACTTGATCCTGCACGGGGAACTGCCCACGAAGTCGGAGTATGAGGCCTGGCTCTACAACATCACCCATCACACTATGGTCCACGAGAACATCAAGGAGCTGATGGGCGGGTTCCGCTACGATGCCCACCCTATGGGCATGCTGATCTCGACGGTGGCCGCGCTCTCGACTTTCTACCCCGAGGCCAAGCACATTCGCGACCGTCAAAACCGACAAGCCCAGATCTTCCGGCTCATCGCCAAGATGCCCACCCTGGCCGCATTCGCCTACCGACACTCGGTGGGGCTGCCCTACGCCTCCCCGGACAACGACCTAAGCTACTGCGCCAACTTCCTGCAGATGATGTTCAAGGTAGGGGGTCACTACCCGGTGAACCCCGTGCTAGAACGGGCCTTGGAAGTGCTCTTCATCCTGCACGCCGACCACGAGCAAAACTGCTCCACTTCGGCCATGCGGGGCGTGGGCTCCTCGGAGGTGGACCCGTACTCCTCCACCGCCGGCGCTATCGCCGCTCTTTATGGCCCCCTTCACGGAGGGGCCAACGAGCAGGTCCTGCGCATGCTGCACGAGATTGGCTCCAAGGACCGAGTGCCGCAGTTCATCAAGGAAGTGAAAGCCAGCGGGGGAGAGGTGCGCCTCATGGGCTTCGGACACCGGGTCTACAAGAACTACGATCCGCGGGCCAAGATCATCAAGATCATGGCGGACCAGGTGTTCCAGGTCACCGGCCGTAACCCACTCTTGGACATCGCCTTGGAGCTGGAGCGGATCGCGCTCGAGGACGAGTACTTCGTGAAGAGGAAGCTCTATCCGAACGTCGACTTCTACTCGGGCCTCATCTACCAGGCCATGGGCTTTCCGGTGGACATGTTCCCCGTTCTCTTCGCCATTCCTCGCACCTCGGGCTGGCTGGCCCAGTGGGACGAGATGCTCGAGGACAAGGATCAGAAGATCGCACGCCCGCGCCAAGTCTACCTGGGCGCCGGCCGGCGCGACTACCTGACGCTCGAGAAGCGCACCTAG
- a CDS encoding HEAT repeat domain-containing protein — MRVKEAFANLLLSALTVLLFVGGAEGVCRLLERGRPAAPRAAAYITDWNWEGDFYTVKSTAAGWPPWEDYNSDGLRDRERAVEKPTGVRRLICLGDSTTLGWGIRPQEAYPQVLQDLLESKGERTEVFNLALGGWSTRQELIAYRRIARKYRPDEVLIGVCLNDVPEMQNNLSRPPAWLAAIHERSALVRRLVRAQDREIADVEELFTHKDSPKVREAFGRMFADMRILRDEVRADGATFAVLIFPFRLQVLPGAPPPTAQRTIVDFCRTEGIPVLDLLPALRPAGESAFIDYDHFSPAGARLVAEQILASGLLAESGSLPPRDTPASLPPNPSQALPALLVDLRSGNERSRLEAARALGQMGAQAKAAESSLIGLLDDPSPRVRVAATWAVARLRPLPAAALAGLLRRLQDPAPGVRAGAARALGEMGDAGKPALLPLVERLRDEDETVRARAGESLSEIGPDTEGCRRALVSLLADSTAPGRAEAAGALGRLGPGALDAVPVLSSALEDTREAVRGRAAWALGEIGPGAWRAVPALLAAFRDPGIRWRVADAFGGIGPGAAAAVPDLMAATKDESSNVRWRSIQALGRIGAPAERATPTLVEALGDPGPNVRLGALTALAQIGADPAVLLSAHERVLADPDTRVRSEAVNGLGRMGPRGRPAAGALAQRLRDEDPGVRARAARALGRLGKLPPAVVAALAAARSDPDGAVRDEAEKALRKAGVG; from the coding sequence GTGAGGGTCAAAGAGGCCTTCGCGAACCTGCTCCTGAGCGCGCTCACCGTCCTCCTGTTCGTGGGGGGGGCCGAAGGAGTCTGCCGCCTCCTCGAGAGGGGGCGGCCGGCGGCCCCGCGGGCGGCCGCTTACATCACGGACTGGAACTGGGAGGGGGACTTCTATACGGTCAAGTCCACCGCCGCGGGCTGGCCTCCTTGGGAAGACTACAACAGCGACGGGCTGCGGGACCGGGAACGGGCGGTGGAGAAGCCGACGGGAGTGCGGCGGCTGATCTGCCTCGGGGACAGCACCACCCTCGGTTGGGGGATCCGTCCGCAGGAGGCCTACCCCCAGGTGCTCCAGGACCTGCTCGAGTCGAAGGGGGAGCGGACCGAGGTCTTCAACCTGGCCCTGGGTGGCTGGTCCACCCGCCAAGAGCTGATCGCTTACCGCCGCATCGCGCGCAAGTACCGGCCGGACGAGGTTCTGATCGGGGTATGCCTGAACGACGTTCCCGAAATGCAGAACAACCTGAGCCGCCCCCCCGCTTGGCTGGCCGCGATTCACGAGCGCTCCGCCCTCGTGCGGCGCCTCGTTCGAGCCCAGGACCGAGAGATCGCGGATGTGGAGGAGCTCTTCACGCATAAGGACTCACCCAAGGTACGCGAGGCTTTCGGGCGCATGTTCGCCGACATGCGCATCCTGCGCGATGAGGTGCGGGCGGACGGGGCCACTTTCGCGGTCCTCATCTTCCCTTTTCGCCTCCAAGTCCTTCCCGGTGCGCCACCCCCTACCGCCCAACGGACGATCGTGGACTTCTGCCGCACGGAGGGAATTCCCGTGCTCGATCTCCTGCCCGCGCTTCGCCCCGCGGGGGAGTCCGCCTTCATCGACTACGACCACTTCAGTCCCGCCGGGGCCCGCCTCGTGGCCGAGCAGATCCTGGCCTCTGGCCTCTTGGCGGAGTCGGGCTCGTTGCCCCCCCGTGACACCCCCGCCTCTCTGCCTCCGAACCCCAGCCAGGCCCTTCCCGCTCTCCTCGTCGACCTTCGCAGCGGGAACGAAAGGAGTCGGCTCGAAGCCGCCCGGGCTCTGGGCCAGATGGGGGCGCAGGCCAAGGCCGCCGAATCCTCGCTGATTGGTCTCCTCGACGACCCGAGCCCGCGCGTGCGCGTGGCTGCGACATGGGCGGTGGCCCGGCTCCGGCCGCTCCCCGCGGCCGCCCTCGCCGGCCTCCTCCGTCGGCTCCAGGATCCCGCGCCGGGCGTGCGCGCCGGCGCGGCCCGGGCCCTCGGGGAGATGGGCGATGCGGGCAAGCCCGCGTTGCTGCCCCTCGTGGAGCGGCTGCGCGACGAGGACGAGACGGTCCGCGCACGGGCGGGGGAGAGCCTGTCCGAGATCGGGCCCGACACCGAGGGCTGCCGGCGAGCGCTCGTCAGCCTCCTCGCTGATAGCACTGCTCCCGGGCGCGCGGAGGCGGCGGGGGCGCTGGGCCGGCTGGGGCCGGGGGCCCTGGACGCCGTGCCTGTCCTCAGTTCTGCCCTCGAAGACACGCGCGAGGCGGTGCGTGGGCGCGCGGCCTGGGCCCTGGGTGAGATCGGCCCCGGAGCGTGGAGGGCGGTGCCCGCCCTCCTGGCCGCGTTCCGGGATCCGGGCATCCGCTGGCGGGTGGCCGACGCCTTTGGCGGCATCGGCCCCGGGGCGGCGGCGGCGGTGCCCGACCTTATGGCCGCCACGAAGGACGAGAGCAGCAACGTGCGTTGGCGCTCGATCCAGGCCCTGGGCCGGATCGGTGCCCCGGCCGAACGGGCTACGCCCACCCTCGTGGAAGCTCTCGGCGATCCTGGCCCCAACGTCCGTCTGGGCGCACTGACCGCCCTGGCCCAAATCGGCGCCGACCCCGCCGTGCTCCTTTCCGCCCACGAGCGTGTGCTCGCCGACCCCGACACCCGTGTGCGCAGCGAGGCGGTGAACGGTCTGGGGCGGATGGGTCCCCGCGGCCGACCGGCGGCGGGCGCCCTCGCGCAGCGCCTGCGGGATGAGGATCCTGGCGTGCGCGCCCGGGCCGCCCGGGCGCTGGGCCGCCTGGGCAAGCTTCCTCCCGCGGTGGTCGCGGCGCTCGCCGCCGCGCGGAGCGACCCCGACGGGGCGGTTCGCGACGAGGCGGAAAAGGCGCTCCGCAAGGCGGGGGTAGGGTGA
- a CDS encoding FAD binding domain-containing protein, producing MMRLPPFRYIVARTAREAATILADHGPEAMAVAGGTDLLPNMKRRQFEPKILVGLRGIAEAEGISPNGGLRLGALATLTEVAEHRVVGTRWPSLARSAGLVSSPPLRNAGTIGGNLCVDTRCNYYNQSEFWRASVGYCMKKDGDICLVAPGSKVCWALSSSDTAPVMISLEAEVTLVGPQGARRVPARSLYGPDGIHYLAKSPEEILTQIHVPAREGWLMTYRKLRRRGSIDFPILGVAAAVRLVKGRVEEARIVLGAVHVAPVEAKDAQEFLRGKRLDIETIEMASGIAYKPAKPLDNADLVYSWRKRMARIEVARALRELAGLPTGDLPPIRA from the coding sequence ATGATGAGACTCCCGCCCTTCCGGTACATCGTCGCCCGCACCGCCCGCGAAGCGGCGACGATCCTGGCTGACCACGGCCCGGAGGCGATGGCCGTGGCCGGCGGCACCGATCTTCTGCCCAATATGAAGCGGCGGCAGTTCGAGCCGAAGATCCTGGTGGGCTTGCGTGGGATCGCGGAAGCGGAGGGTATCTCCCCGAACGGGGGTCTGCGGCTCGGGGCCCTGGCCACCCTCACCGAGGTTGCGGAGCATCGCGTGGTCGGAACGCGCTGGCCGAGCCTCGCCCGCTCCGCGGGCCTCGTGTCCTCGCCCCCCCTCCGTAACGCCGGCACCATCGGCGGTAACCTCTGCGTGGACACCCGCTGCAACTACTACAACCAGTCGGAGTTCTGGCGGGCCTCCGTCGGCTACTGCATGAAGAAAGACGGTGACATTTGCCTCGTGGCCCCCGGCTCCAAGGTGTGCTGGGCGCTGTCATCCTCCGACACAGCCCCCGTCATGATCTCGCTCGAGGCCGAGGTCACCCTCGTGGGCCCGCAGGGGGCCCGACGCGTCCCGGCTCGCTCCCTTTATGGCCCGGACGGCATCCACTACCTCGCCAAGAGCCCGGAGGAGATCCTGACCCAGATCCACGTCCCCGCGCGCGAAGGCTGGCTCATGACTTATCGCAAGCTGCGGCGCCGCGGCTCCATCGATTTCCCGATCCTGGGCGTGGCCGCGGCCGTGCGCCTCGTGAAGGGGCGGGTGGAGGAGGCGCGGATCGTTCTGGGGGCGGTGCACGTGGCCCCGGTGGAGGCGAAGGACGCCCAGGAGTTCTTGCGTGGCAAGAGGCTCGACATCGAGACCATTGAGATGGCGTCCGGCATCGCCTACAAGCCGGCCAAGCCCCTGGACAACGCGGACCTCGTTTACTCATGGCGCAAACGGATGGCTCGCATCGAGGTGGCGCGGGCGTTGCGCGAGCTGGCAGGGCTGCCCACAGGAGACCTGCCTCCGATCCGGGCGTGA
- a CDS encoding TetR/AcrR family transcriptional regulator translates to MRRGSGQPGRSRQRRVEILRSAAAAFRRRGYHGASVGEIARDLRMTKGSLYYYFKNKEEILYFCHDYSLDILLDLLARVERETRSPDERLRQLIVSFVHMIIDELQGTALTMDLQALSPRLLRKVIAKRDLFDRGVRRVLKEGMDRGLFVSGDPKLLTFAILGAVNWITRWFDPRGPARSEEIAQAFADYLLAGLLRPAAARGRSPRRALA, encoded by the coding sequence ATGCGGAGGGGCAGTGGTCAGCCGGGACGCAGCCGGCAACGCCGAGTCGAAATCCTGAGAAGCGCGGCCGCCGCTTTCCGTCGGCGCGGCTACCACGGGGCCAGCGTGGGGGAGATCGCCCGCGACCTCCGCATGACCAAGGGGAGCCTCTATTACTACTTCAAGAACAAGGAGGAGATCCTCTACTTTTGCCATGACTACTCGCTCGACATCCTCCTCGACCTCCTGGCCCGGGTGGAGAGGGAGACGCGCTCCCCGGACGAGCGCCTGCGTCAGCTCATCGTGTCCTTCGTGCACATGATCATCGACGAGCTGCAGGGAACCGCCCTCACCATGGACCTGCAAGCCCTCTCTCCGCGGCTGCTACGGAAGGTGATCGCCAAGCGCGACCTGTTTGACCGCGGCGTCCGGCGCGTCTTGAAGGAAGGGATGGACCGCGGACTCTTCGTTTCCGGCGACCCGAAGCTATTGACCTTTGCCATTCTGGGGGCGGTGAACTGGATCACGCGCTGGTTCGATCCCCGGGGCCCCGCCCGCTCGGAGGAGATCGCTCAGGCTTTCGCCGACTACTTGCTGGCCGGCTTGCTCCGGCCCGCCGCCGCGCGCGGACGCTCCCCCCGGCGCGCCCTCGCGTGA
- a CDS encoding sulfatase encodes MSRIRRSPGGAPLLILCAAAATVGCSRKPAPITIRLVDLFRPELVLGHSPASPSAAPPNEWRFDAPAAGARGPGGWEAGPGVAGLALRNGRLQGHTTSPGPVVHFLGKPGLGGSDVLEAVEIRLRASAGTNLYIAFSGQEHVDLAEVAQQPNNNFWTLATPIIAGDDVRSYVIHTARGIPLSRTLHVFVRPTNVAGAQFEIEAFRIVSRREHLASVPSGIAWQGLSEFYRETIVARTPETVRFTLDLPERPWLDLAVGTLDEEPVAFRVAVDDGSRDAVLLERTVTTPHRWDAAPVDLHEYANRRVSLTLSLAGGKPGVLGLWGAPVVRSRGGRPRPAAPAKAPGDPPQGVVLIWVDTLRRDHLDIYGYGRPTGPTIRRLASEGTLFRDAVVQATWTKVSTPSLLTSLYPATHGVHDFSDRLPNSAVTLAEIYREAGYATLSMSSGLFTGRFTNLHKGFEEVQENGSIKGEARTSKTARVYVDRLLPWLETHRDVPFFVFLHVQDPHDPYRPYPPYDGLWADRAGEAEHERQAKEVHKFIADPTMRAFQMPSRDDLRRAGLNPEAYVDYELGWYDGAIRGMDPEIARLLEGLRNLGLDRRTLVVYTADHGEEFLEHGRMFHGQSTYGELSNVPLILWRPGTVVAGAVVEQTVQAIDVMPTLLEMSRLPVPKGVQGHSLLPLLSTTSSGTANPATAPKAWPAVIEKEATREGGGPPPRDAESFAIIRDGWKLVHNTNGLAGRPEYELYNHGKDSLDKSDLAAEEPEIVKRLASELEAWRRMAEAARLPPDSKTREGLGKEELERLRALGYIQ; translated from the coding sequence ATGTCCCGCATTCGCCGCTCCCCTGGTGGGGCCCCGTTGCTGATCCTGTGCGCCGCGGCGGCCACGGTGGGATGCAGCCGCAAGCCTGCACCGATCACGATCCGTCTCGTCGATTTGTTCCGGCCGGAACTGGTCCTCGGCCACTCCCCCGCGTCACCCTCGGCCGCGCCCCCGAACGAATGGCGGTTCGATGCGCCCGCCGCCGGAGCGCGAGGCCCGGGGGGCTGGGAGGCCGGCCCCGGCGTGGCGGGGCTCGCCCTCCGTAACGGCCGGCTGCAAGGACACACCACATCCCCCGGCCCCGTGGTCCACTTCCTGGGGAAGCCGGGTCTGGGAGGCAGCGACGTGCTGGAAGCCGTCGAGATCCGTCTCCGGGCCTCCGCGGGGACGAACCTGTACATCGCTTTCTCGGGCCAGGAGCACGTCGATCTAGCCGAGGTTGCCCAGCAGCCCAACAATAACTTCTGGACGCTGGCCACACCCATCATCGCGGGCGACGATGTTCGGAGCTACGTGATTCACACTGCCCGCGGGATCCCGCTGTCGCGAACCCTTCACGTCTTTGTCCGTCCCACCAACGTGGCGGGGGCCCAATTCGAGATCGAGGCGTTCCGCATTGTCTCCCGAAGGGAGCACCTGGCCTCAGTCCCGTCCGGGATCGCGTGGCAGGGGCTTTCGGAGTTCTATCGCGAGACGATCGTGGCGCGAACGCCGGAGACGGTACGCTTCACGCTAGATCTCCCGGAGAGACCATGGCTCGATCTCGCGGTGGGCACGCTCGATGAGGAACCGGTGGCCTTTCGGGTCGCGGTGGACGATGGGAGCAGAGACGCCGTGCTCCTGGAGCGGACGGTCACGACGCCCCACCGCTGGGACGCCGCCCCCGTGGACTTGCACGAATACGCGAACCGTAGGGTCTCCCTCACCCTCTCCCTCGCGGGGGGCAAACCCGGCGTCCTGGGTCTCTGGGGCGCACCCGTCGTCCGCAGCCGGGGCGGGAGGCCGCGGCCGGCCGCGCCCGCCAAGGCCCCCGGCGATCCGCCGCAGGGCGTCGTCCTGATTTGGGTGGACACCCTCCGGCGCGACCATCTCGACATCTATGGCTACGGCCGGCCGACCGGGCCCACGATCCGCCGCCTGGCCTCGGAGGGGACTCTCTTCCGCGACGCCGTGGTGCAGGCGACGTGGACAAAAGTCTCGACGCCCTCTCTCCTCACCTCGCTGTACCCCGCGACCCATGGCGTCCACGACTTCAGTGATCGCCTTCCCAATTCCGCGGTCACGTTAGCTGAGATCTATCGAGAGGCGGGTTACGCGACCCTCTCCATGTCGTCGGGTCTCTTCACCGGCCGCTTCACGAACCTACACAAGGGGTTCGAGGAGGTCCAGGAGAACGGCTCCATCAAGGGAGAGGCGAGGACGAGCAAGACCGCCCGCGTCTACGTGGATCGCCTCCTACCCTGGCTCGAGACCCACCGTGACGTGCCCTTCTTTGTCTTCCTCCACGTCCAAGATCCGCACGACCCCTACCGGCCGTACCCCCCCTACGACGGGCTGTGGGCGGACCGCGCGGGCGAGGCCGAGCACGAGCGGCAGGCGAAGGAGGTTCACAAGTTCATCGCCGACCCCACCATGAGGGCGTTCCAAATGCCGAGCCGGGACGACTTGCGGCGGGCGGGGTTGAACCCCGAGGCCTACGTAGACTACGAGCTCGGCTGGTACGACGGGGCGATCCGAGGGATGGACCCGGAGATCGCCCGGCTGCTCGAGGGTTTGCGGAATCTGGGGCTGGACCGCCGGACGCTAGTTGTCTACACCGCGGACCACGGGGAGGAATTCCTGGAGCATGGACGGATGTTCCACGGCCAAAGCACCTACGGCGAGCTCTCGAATGTTCCCCTTATCCTGTGGCGTCCGGGCACGGTCGTGGCGGGCGCGGTAGTCGAGCAGACCGTCCAGGCCATCGACGTGATGCCCACCCTGCTCGAGATGAGCCGGCTGCCCGTGCCCAAGGGCGTCCAGGGCCACAGCCTCCTCCCCCTCCTGTCGACAACGTCGTCGGGGACCGCCAACCCGGCGACGGCGCCTAAAGCGTGGCCGGCGGTGATCGAGAAGGAAGCGACGCGAGAGGGCGGGGGGCCACCGCCGAGGGATGCGGAGTCCTTCGCCATCATCCGCGACGGCTGGAAGCTGGTTCACAACACGAACGGCCTGGCCGGACGCCCCGAGTACGAGCTCTACAATCACGGGAAGGACTCGCTCGACAAGTCGGACCTTGCTGCCGAAGAGCCTGAGATCGTCAAGCGCCTGGCCAGCGAGCTCGAAGCGTGGCGGCGGATGGCGGAAGCGGCCCGCCTTCCGCCCGACTCGAAAACACGGGAGGGGCTGGGGAAGGAAGAGCTGGAACGCCTCCGTGCCCTGGGCTACATCCAGTAG
- a CDS encoding molybdopterin cofactor-binding domain-containing protein: MPEETRRDLRVVGQPLPKVDAAAKVTGQTLFADDVELPRMAYAKLLRSPHPHARIRKLDASKAAALPGVLATLVGTELPIPFGILPVSQDEHALAIDKVRFVGDPVAAVAAVDEETAEAACRLVEVDYEVLPDLMSMEEALARPEARIHEYGPRGNVHKEVSFDFGDVEEGFREAEYVREDTFYFEGNTHLPMEQHAAVGSFGPDGKLTLWSSTQTPHYVHRAVARVLGMSPAHVRVIACPNGGGFGGKSDPFGHEIVVGKLSMKTGRPVKITLTREEVFYCHRGRHPVSMWMKTGLKRDGTITAMHFRSALDGGGYGSYGVASLYYTGALQTVTYRIPRYKFEGVRVFTNKPPCGPKRGHGTPQPRYALECHIDKFCHDLGLDPAEWRLRHTLAPGTITANQMQVKTIGLRECLERVITRSGYREKRGKLGPGRGIALAGSAYISGAGLPIYWNAMPHSGVQIKVDRGGGVAVFCGSTDIGQGSDSVLAYIVAEELGIEPADVRVVTADTDLTPVDLGSYSSRVTLMTGNATLEAVRKVRKLILEAAARKLEVPVERLLCAARRIWDAQEPARGLPFAEAVVLAEGEHGTLGAVGSYKPPRSVARWKGAGVGPTPTYSYSAAAVELSADRETGLIRVDKVWIAHDVGKSINPLLVIGQVEGSVYMGLGEVLMEEQVFRKGRHKIPSMLEYKSPTTLEMPPVESILIETLDPEGPYGAKECGQGPLLPVIPAVANALFEALGVRVDEVPITPEKVLAALEGRYRPPRMPAFRYPETVVVPPLEPATPAAVPEGVRT, from the coding sequence GTGCCTGAGGAGACACGCCGCGATCTCCGGGTGGTCGGCCAACCGCTGCCCAAGGTGGACGCCGCGGCCAAGGTCACCGGCCAGACGCTCTTCGCGGATGACGTCGAGCTACCCCGCATGGCCTACGCCAAGCTCTTGCGCTCGCCGCATCCCCACGCGCGCATACGCAAGCTCGACGCGTCCAAAGCGGCCGCGCTCCCCGGCGTCCTCGCCACCCTGGTGGGGACCGAACTACCCATTCCATTCGGCATCTTGCCCGTCAGTCAAGACGAGCACGCCCTAGCCATAGATAAGGTCCGTTTCGTGGGCGATCCGGTGGCGGCGGTGGCCGCCGTCGACGAGGAGACGGCGGAGGCGGCCTGTCGGCTGGTGGAGGTGGACTACGAGGTCCTGCCCGACCTCATGTCCATGGAGGAAGCCCTGGCCCGACCCGAGGCCCGCATCCACGAGTACGGGCCGCGGGGCAACGTCCACAAGGAGGTCTCCTTCGATTTCGGCGACGTCGAGGAAGGCTTTCGCGAGGCCGAATACGTCCGCGAGGATACGTTCTACTTCGAGGGAAACACCCACCTGCCGATGGAGCAGCACGCGGCCGTCGGCTCGTTCGGGCCCGACGGCAAGCTCACGCTCTGGTCCTCCACCCAGACCCCGCATTATGTCCACCGCGCGGTGGCCCGGGTGTTAGGGATGTCGCCCGCGCACGTGAGGGTCATTGCCTGTCCGAACGGGGGCGGCTTCGGGGGCAAGAGTGACCCCTTCGGCCACGAGATCGTAGTGGGCAAGCTCTCCATGAAGACGGGCCGGCCCGTCAAGATCACCCTCACCCGAGAGGAGGTCTTCTACTGCCACCGCGGCCGGCACCCCGTGTCGATGTGGATGAAGACCGGGCTCAAGAGAGACGGCACCATCACCGCCATGCACTTCCGCTCCGCCCTCGACGGGGGAGGCTACGGCAGCTACGGTGTGGCCAGCCTCTACTACACGGGAGCCCTGCAGACCGTGACCTACCGTATCCCCCGCTACAAGTTTGAAGGAGTGCGCGTCTTCACCAACAAGCCCCCCTGCGGTCCCAAGCGGGGCCACGGCACGCCCCAGCCACGCTACGCCCTGGAGTGCCACATCGACAAGTTCTGCCACGACCTGGGCCTCGACCCCGCGGAGTGGCGGCTGCGCCACACTCTCGCCCCCGGCACCATTACCGCGAACCAGATGCAGGTGAAGACCATCGGCCTCCGGGAGTGCCTGGAGCGGGTGATCACGCGAAGCGGCTACCGTGAGAAACGGGGCAAACTCGGACCCGGTCGGGGCATTGCCCTCGCGGGCTCGGCCTACATCAGCGGCGCGGGTCTTCCCATCTATTGGAACGCGATGCCCCACTCGGGCGTTCAGATCAAGGTGGACCGCGGCGGGGGGGTGGCCGTCTTTTGCGGCTCCACCGATATCGGGCAGGGCTCCGACTCGGTGCTCGCTTACATCGTGGCCGAGGAACTCGGCATCGAGCCCGCGGATGTCCGGGTCGTCACCGCCGATACCGACCTCACGCCGGTAGACCTCGGCTCCTACTCTTCCCGGGTCACCCTCATGACCGGCAACGCCACCCTCGAAGCCGTGCGCAAGGTGCGCAAGTTGATCCTCGAGGCCGCCGCCCGCAAGCTGGAGGTGCCGGTCGAGCGCTTGCTCTGCGCCGCCCGCCGGATATGGGATGCTCAAGAACCCGCCCGGGGGCTGCCCTTCGCGGAGGCCGTGGTCTTGGCGGAGGGCGAGCACGGCACCCTGGGGGCGGTCGGCTCCTATAAGCCACCCCGAAGCGTGGCCCGCTGGAAAGGGGCGGGGGTCGGCCCTACGCCGACCTACTCGTATTCCGCAGCCGCGGTCGAGCTCTCAGCCGACCGCGAGACGGGACTCATCCGCGTGGACAAGGTCTGGATCGCGCACGACGTGGGGAAGTCGATCAACCCCCTGCTCGTCATCGGCCAGGTCGAAGGCTCGGTCTACATGGGCCTGGGTGAGGTTCTGATGGAGGAGCAGGTCTTCCGGAAGGGCCGCCACAAGATCCCTTCCATGCTCGAGTACAAGAGCCCGACCACCCTGGAGATGCCGCCCGTGGAGTCGATTCTGATCGAGACCCTTGACCCCGAGGGCCCCTACGGGGCCAAGGAATGTGGCCAGGGGCCGCTGCTGCCCGTGATCCCCGCCGTGGCCAACGCTCTCTTCGAGGCTCTGGGGGTGCGGGTAGACGAGGTCCCGATCACTCCGGAGAAGGTGCTGGCCGCCCTCGAAGGTCGCTACCGACCTCCCCGCATGCCGGCGTTCCGGTACCCGGAGACGGTGGTGGTTCCACCCCTGGAGCCCGCGACGCCCGCCGCCGTTCCCGAAGGGGTGCGCACATGA
- a CDS encoding (2Fe-2S)-binding protein, with product MEKIRVRLKVNGEDREVLAVVHHTLLEVLREEMGLAGTKHGCELGECGTCTVLLDGRPVLSCLTLPVECAGRQVTTVEGLAERGVLHPLQQAFIELGAAQCGYCTPGFLLVAERLLRENPHPSRPEIAEALAGNLCRCTGYLKIFEAVELAAARMRDQAGEAVRA from the coding sequence ATGGAGAAGATTCGGGTCCGTCTCAAGGTGAACGGGGAGGACCGGGAGGTCCTGGCCGTTGTCCACCACACCCTTCTGGAAGTGCTCCGGGAAGAGATGGGCCTCGCCGGTACCAAGCATGGCTGTGAACTGGGGGAGTGTGGCACCTGCACCGTCCTCCTGGACGGAAGGCCCGTCCTCTCTTGCCTCACCCTGCCCGTGGAGTGTGCGGGGCGGCAGGTCACGACGGTAGAGGGCTTGGCCGAGCGAGGCGTGCTCCACCCGCTGCAGCAGGCCTTCATCGAGCTCGGTGCCGCGCAGTGTGGGTACTGCACGCCCGGGTTCCTGCTCGTGGCCGAGAGGCTGCTCCGAGAGAACCCTCATCCCTCCCGGCCCGAGATCGCAGAGGCCCTCGCCGGCAACCTCTGTCGGTGCACGGGGTACTTGAAGATATTTGAAGCGGTCGAGCTCGCGGCGGCGCGGATGCGTGACCAGGCGGGGGAGGCGGTTCGTGCCTGA